From the genome of Lutzomyia longipalpis isolate SR_M1_2022 chromosome 2, ASM2433408v1, one region includes:
- the LOC129788675 gene encoding uncharacterized protein LOC129788675, which translates to MTTNGVHRVRNILDLSIEEKKKFLNSFDIMMTDCDGVIWNIFGSIPGTGAAINAMEGVGKRVVYVSNNSIRTDEAYEKRITDIGATYRQENLVHPIHSIIRYLKKINCQGLIYHIGIAHTGNLLRAAGFNVIEGPTSVEENFQNLVDVVKDHLPVEFVITYFNFNYSYPQLLRAEMYLRDPGCQLIVGVTEERMPLMPDLEFIGPAFFIKPLIESLSPEKKPIVLGKPGDALGGILMHQYGIENPKRVLFVGDIPESDVQFAHKSGFQSLLVLTGATSKEQMMNLDEGRLIPDYYADSIADLSILISSLPS; encoded by the exons atgaccACAAATGGAGTACATCGAGTGAGGAATATCCTTGATCTCAGCattgaggagaagaagaaattcctcaattcCTTCGATATCATGATGACTGATTGTGATG GGGTAATTTGGAACATTTTTGGCTCAATTCCGGGCACTGGAGCTGCCATAAATGCCATGGAAGGTGTGGGCAAGAGGGTAGTATATGTGTCCAACAACAGTATACGCACGGATGAAGCGTACGAGAAGAGGATCACAGATATCGGAGCCACGTACAGGCAGGAGAATCTCGTGCATCCAATTCATTCGATCATTCGCTACCTCAAGAAGATCAACTGCCAGGGACTCATTTATCACATTGGAATTGCCCACACGGGCAATCTTCTCCGTGCAGCTGGGTTCAATGTGATTGAAGGTCCAACCAGTGTGGAAGAGAATTTCCAGAATTTAGTGGATGTAGTGAAAGATCATCTACCTGTTGAGTTTGTTATCACATACTTCAACTTCAACTACAGCTACCCCCAATTGCTGAGAGCTGAAATGTACCTCCGTGATCCAGGATGTCAGCTAATTGTGGGAGTTACGGAGGAGCGAATGCCTCTCATGCCGGATTTGGAATTCATTGGCCCGGCATTCTTCATTAAACCCCTCATTGAGAGCCTCTCCCCGGAAAAGAAGCCCATTGTCCTGGGAAAACCCGGAGATGCTCTTGGGGGCATTCTAATGCATCAATATGGGATTGAGAATCCCAAAAGGGTACTCTTTGTGGGAGATATTCCCGAATCAGACGTTCAATTTGCACACAAAAGTGGTTTTCAGTCACTCCTTGTGCTCACTGGGGCCACCTCAAAGGAACAGATGATGAACCTAGATGAGGGCAGGTTGATTCCGGATTACTACGCGGACTCCATCGCTGATCTATCAATACTCATTAGTAGTCTTCCAtcttaa
- the LOC129788667 gene encoding E3 ubiquitin-protein ligase UBR1: MIRLRDIEERQEKESLPENPLKSWRAKFDNNSLTTEDFITYFNAACPFFIIVNKEEGETETVTFDEQSAKGAILDALEDFICGDNPQNVLDKLKSENNVAAVCGRVFKIGEPTYCCRECGMDPTCVLCVNCFKQSAHRHHKYKMGTSNGGGCCDCGDAEAWKRDPYCDQHIQGLTNTQIDNPVITERIKNACGMVFHAVLSYCTTSLEIDCNGTMSAVDEDEDFYCTVLYNDETHTYEQVIQTLTRTVACPHKNAVDYVTSVDRDGRAVVFCGSFAECMRLKGEVEKQSVRNIMHAKTQPLRVTVLHKKGLSYQQFALQLLGWLQQFLMHSASFRKVFCDIITMNTDYNINHLLSNDCKLWKMARTSWHKVLISGMLMEYENKKKLAVVFTKLYASVMQDYIRDDHDHSFSIVSLSVQLFTVPTVAHHLIAHESAFFILMQTFYAESVEKYVQNKVLQFAKTTINLNVFKRAAYILYDVRYLLNIAPDVWTDDLRKGFLHGMQILIKLLRVMQGMDAVHRQTGSHIEHEPEWESAFNLHIKLAYVISLALDWCRTDKVVLVKVYRMVLASLSECEFIVSQTMTKVQELADHSVTCLMYDVASQPVSIHLPLSRFFAGLYLHLEKFGLSYYTVSAPSSGLSLVHLIEPVLCTQTMIAQVHAGMWRRNGYSLLNQLYFYRNVKCRSEMLDRDIVTLQIGASLIERNEFLIHVINKFNLMSWVSPTPWTTPEVDSRITEEDNIRQTINMVDEFLELLIIIIGERYMPGIGRVTEEDRLKKEIIQQLCIKPFAHSELNRTLPDIQHETGMENVINAVAIFNKPAQADRKGVYELKPEFYDMYNMFFYHYSKEEKSKSEEAQRKRKNAKRTCCLPPKLPKLTEAFCMIADLLQCDVMLLIMQTVLEKSLDLKERTFSEGHLQKVLFLIGYGLQDEESGNYPFLMFHERAIKWNILHLLTELATCPRVEALTEHIQWTVKKFKEIQARGEDSGAGSSTSVAMEQDDTAMTSDEQEAAEKQERARLAAEHRAKIMAQMANAQKNFMTENAALFESTKVEYEREETQDFMEWENANEQSQSIACLGPNRKVHMDDDQVVSCILCSEDVNVSKGGPCMVYSAYVQKSTLIYGPARIYPHVSSCGHVMHANCWLEYFNNEVQKETRRPYRNRSPASFDTDKKEFLCPLCRCLSNTVIPLASSLPLYYIGTTTHQHATEHVDFSTWCDIMRKFIDGLGSEEEEMLSIDAILEEYNEPTRELFVAACPPLKRQIDRDLIGHVSDFVTTMKDLIGRKKINKHVEMWLACVYTIQSVEMLLRAQGKPLKGHLSIRQLSCLCGLIRMCGTMGFAMMEKEKRELLALFPQYHVLCPETNCLLDTNLFQSLVVTVFMTPCVMYVQKRNPEDLLKSDCVIPTGQMMEFYLLKQAFILNIAKILITFNPTVEVEEDAVLEDALLKEVHQKAEERYKKEQEEKAKGKNKPQETLSMESPSCSTIVFTQPIQNVTTKTTSMEVQEDPDDVPMEAQTEEKKGGKDNGLVTMLAFFRLHNIYVGSTARRIITPSQLIEEIKEKSSTFLRSATLLFHFITGIEMPQELEELGGDTFELMCEYLGLDANIESYFVCKKSLEMMTRASLHPTIEAMRKGEMEKKSTPTYLPVKELVALPEDYSDLINSVSLFTCPNNSRDDTRNPTMCLVCGEVLCSQTYCCQSEINRMTVGACTYHAHVCGAGIVPLLRIRECEVMLLSVSKGCFISPPYLDEYGEYDAGLRRGNPLHLCRERYEKLRIMWLSHGFYEEIARTMEITNTMPPTQWELL, from the exons AAACGGTGACATTTGATGAGCAAAGTGCAAAAGGGGCCATTTTGGATGCACTCGAGGACTTCATTTGCGGTGACAATCCTCAAAATGTGCTGGATAAGCTGAAGTCAGAGAATAACGTGGCAGCAGTGTGTGGGAGGGTCTTTAAGATTGGCGAACCGACGTACTGCTGCCGGGAGTGCGGTATGGATCCCACGTGCGTTCTCTGTGTGAATTGTTTCAAACAATCAGCGCATCGGCATCACAAATACAAGATGGGCACCTCAAATGGTGGCGGATGCTGTGACTGTGGCGATGCTGAGGCATGGAAGAGGGACCCGTACTGTGATCAACACATTCAGGGGCTGACAAATACCCAAATTGATAATCCCGTCATCACAGAAAGGATAAAGAATGCCTGTGGTATGGTCTTCCATGCTGTCCTCAGCTATTGCACCACATCCCTTGAGATTGATTGCAATGGAACAATGTCAGCTGTTGACGAGGATGAAGACTTCTACTGCACAGTTCTCTACAACGATGAAACTCACACGTACGAACAG GTTATCCAGACATTGACAAGGACTGTCGCATGCCCACACAAGAATGCCGTGGACTATGTCACCAGTGTGGACAGAGATGGGCGTGCAGTGGTATTCTGTGGCTCCTTTGCTGAATGTATGCGCCTCAAGGGTGAGGTGGAGAAGCAATCCGTACGGAATATAATGCATGCTAAGACACAACCACTGAGAGTGACGGTGCTGCACAAGAAGGGGTTGTCGTATCAGCAATTTGCATTGCAACTCCTTGGATGGTTGCAGCAATTCCTCATGCACTCTGCCTCCTTCAGGAAGGTTTTTTGTGATATAATCACCATGAATACGGATTACAACATTAACCATTTGCTGTCGAATGATTGCAAATTGTGGAAGATGGCACGTACGAGTTGGCACAAAGTTCTCATTTCGGGCATGTTGATGGAGTATGAGAATAAGAAGAAGTTAGCTGTTGTCTTTACCAAGTTGTACGCATCAGTGATGCAGGATTACATTCGCGATGATCATGATCATTCATTCTCAATTGTTTCACTGAGTGTGCAACTTTTTACGGTGCCAACCGTTGCCCACCACTTAATTGCCCACGAGAGTGCATTCTTCATACTTATGCAGACTTTCTATGCGGAAAGTGTGGAGAAGTATGTGCAGAATAAGGTGCTACAGTTTGCCAAGACAACAATAAATCTCAATGTTTTCAAGAGGGCCGCCTACATTTTGTACGATGTGCGGTACCTCCTCAATATTGCGCCCGATGTGTGGACGGATGATTTGCGAAAGGGCTTCCTCCATGGGATGCAGATACTCATAAAACTCCTGAGGGTGATGCAAGGAATGGATGCAGTGCATCGACAGACGGGATCACATATTGAGCATGAACCAGAATGGGAGTCAGCCTTTAATTTGCACATTAAATTGGCATACGTCATATCCTTGGCACTTGATTGGTGTCGCACCGATAAGGTTGTCCTTGTCAAGGTTTACAG GATGGTCTTGGCCTCACTGTCTGAATGCGAATTTATTGTGTCGCAAACAATGACAAAGGTGCAAGAACTTGCGGATCACAGTGTAACGTGCTTAATGTACGATGTAGCATCACAACCTGTCTCAATTCATCTCCCCCTTTCACGCTTCTTTGCCGGATTGTACTTACACTTGGAGAAATTCGGTTTATCTTACTACACTGTGTCTGCTCCCTCATCTGGCCTATCCCTTGTCCACTTGATTGAACCCGTACTGTGTACACAGACAATGATTGCTCAAGTACACGCTGGCATGTGGAGGCGCAATGGGTACAGCCTCCTCAATCAACTCTACTTCTATCGGAATGTTAAATGTCGCTCAGAGATGCTTGACAGGGACATTGTTACCCTCCAAATTGGGGCGTCGCTCATTGAGCGCAATGAATTCCTCATTCatgttataaataaattcaatctcATGAGTTGGGTGTCACCGACCCCGTGGACAACACCTGAAGTGGATTCCAGAATTACGGAGGAGGATAACATCAGACAAACAATAAATATGGTTGATGAATTCCTCGAGTTACTCATCATAATAATCGGGGAGCGCTACATGCCGGGCATTGGGCGTGTAACGGAAGAGGATAGGCTGAAGAAGGAGATCATTCAGCAACTCTGCATTAAGCCCTTTGCCCATTCGGAGCTCAATCGAACCCTTCCGGATATTCAGCATGAAACTGGCATGGAGAATGTAATAAATGCCGttgcaattttcaataaacCCGCACAGGCGGATAGGAAGGGGGTGTACGAGCTAAAGCCGGAATTCTACGACATGTACAACATGTTCTTCTACCACTACAGCAAAGAGGAGAAGTCCAAGTCTGAGGAGGCACAGAGGAAGCGTAAGAATGCCAAGAGGACGTGTTGTCTACCGCCAAAGCTACCAAAGCTCACGGAAGCTTTTTG CATGATTGCTGATCTCCTGCAGTGTGATGTGATGTTACTGATAATGCAGACAGTCTTGGAGAAGTCGCTTGATCTCAAGGAGCGAACCTTCTCAGAGGGACATCTGCAAAAG GTTCTCTTCCTAATTGGTTATGGGCTACAAGATGAGGAGAGTGGCAATTATCCGTTTTTGATGTTCCACGAACGTGCCATAAAgtggaatattttgcatttgcTAACGGAATTGGCAACATGTCCGCGTGTTGAGGCACTTACGGAGCATATTCAGTGGAcagtgaagaaattcaaggaGATTCAGGCACGTGGTGAGGATAGTGGTGCTGGGAGTAGTACGAGTGTGGCAATGGAACAGGATGATACAGCAATGACGAGTGATGAGCAGGAGGCGGCAGAGAAGCAGGAAAGGGCGAGATTGGCGGCTGAGCATCGTGCTAAGATTATGGCACAAATGGCGAATGCTCAGAAGAACTTTATGACGGAGAATGCGGCGCTATTTGAGAGTACAAAGGTTGAGTATGAGCGCGAGGAGACGCAGGATTTCATGGAGTGGGAGAATGCGAATGAGCAGAGTCAGTCAATTGCGTGCTTGGGACCAAATAGGAAGGTTCACATGGATGACGATCAGGTGGTGTCGTGCATACTGTGCTCGGAGGATGTTAATGTGAGCAAAGGTGGGCCGTGTATGGTGTATTCGGCCTATGTGCAGAAATCCACACTAATCTATGGGCCAGCAAGGATTTATCCGCATGTGAGTAGCTGTGGGCATGTAATGCATGCCAATTGTTGGCTTGAATACTTCAACAATGAGGTACAAAAGGAGACCCGCAGACCGTATCGAAATCGCTCTCCGGCCAGCTTTGATACGGACAAGAAGGAATTCCTCTGTCCACTCTGTCGATGCTTGAGCAACACTGTCATCCCGCTGGCGAGCTCTCTTCCACTCTACTACATTGGCACAACGACGCATCAACATGCAACGGAGCATGTGGATTTCTCCACATGGTGCGACATTATGCGGAAATTCATTGATGGTCTGGGGAGTGAAGAGGAGGAAATGCTGAGTATTGATGCCATCCTCGAGGAGTACAATGAGCCAACGAGGGAGCTCTTTGTAGCAGCTTGTCCCCCACTTAAGCGACAAATAGATCGTGATCTCATTGGGCATGTGAGTGATTTTGTCACCACAATGAAGGATCTCATTGGGcgcaaaaagataaataagcACGTTGAAATGTGGCTGGCGTGTGTGTACACCATTCAATCGGTTGAGATGCTCCTGCGGGCGCAGGGGAAACCCTTGAAGGGTCACCTCTCAATACGACAGCTGAGTTGCCTGTGTGGTCTCATCCGGATGTGTGGTACAATGGGATTTGCAATGATGGAAAAGGAGAAACGTGAGCTTCTCGCTCTTTTCCCGCAATACCATGTCCTGTGCCCAGAGACAAATTGCCTTCTGGACACAAATCTCTTTCAATCACTCGTTGTGACGGTCTTCATGACCCCTTGTGTGATGTATGTGCAAAAGAGGAACCCAGAGGATTTGCTGAAGAGTGATTGTGTCATTCCCACGGGGCAAATGATGGAATTTTATCTACTAAAACAGGCTTTTATTCTCAATATTGCCAAAATTCTCATTACCTTCAATCCAACGGTGGAAGTGGAGGAGGATGCCGTGTTGGAGGATGCACTACTCAAAGAAGTTCATCAAAAGGCGGAGGAAAG GTATAAAAAGGAACAAGAAGAAAAGgcaaagggaaaaaataaaccacAAGAAACATTATCCATGGAAAGTCCTTCATGCTCCACAATAGTTTTCACGCAACCAATTCAGAATGTTACAACAAAGACAACAAGTATGGAGGTCCAGGAGGATCCTGATGATGTTCCAATGGAGGCACAGACGGAGGAGAAAAAGGGCGGGAAGGATAATGGTTTGGTGACTATGTTGGCCTTTTTCCGCCTCCACAATATCTACGTGGGCTCCACAGCACGTAGAATAATCACCCCGAGCCAATTAATTGAggagattaaggagaaaagttCGACATTTCTGCGGTCAGCCACACTCCTATTTCACTTCATTACGGGCATTGAGATGCCGCAAGAGTTGGAGGAACTCGGTGGGGATACATTTGAGCTGATGTGCGAGTACCTGGGCCTTGATGCCAACATTGAGTCCTACTTTGTGTGCAAGAAATCCCTGGAAATGATGACGCGTGCCTCATTGCATCCAACCATTGAGGCAATGCGGAAAG GAGAAATGGAGAAGAAATCAACACCGACGTATTTACCGGTGAAGGAACTTGTTGCCCTTCCGGAGGATTACAGTGATCTAATTAATAGTGTCTCCCTCTTCACGTGCCCCAATAATTCACGCGATGACACCCGCAATCCCACAATGTGTCTCGTTTGCGGTGAAGTACTCTGCTCGCAGACGTACTGTTGCCAGAGTGAGATTAACCGGATGACAGTGGGGGCGTGTACGTACCACGCACACGTCTGTGGGGCAGGAATTGTTCCACTTTTGCGGATCCGGGAGTGTGAAGTGATGCTGCTCAGTGTGAGTAAGGGTTGCTTCATCTCCCCGCCATATCTCGATGAGTACGGTGAGTACGATGCGGGACTCAGGCGCGGGAATCCTCTCCACCTGTGCCGGGAAAGGTATGAGAAGTTGCGCATTATGTGGCTAAGTCATGGGTTCTACGAGGAAATTGCCCGCACGATGGAGATTACGAATACAATGCCACCCACACAGTGGGAGCTACTCTAG
- the LOC129788673 gene encoding uncharacterized protein LOC129788673, whose amino-acid sequence MAAKEMSQVKNILDLSIEEKRNFLNSFDFLMTDCDGVLWNLFEPIPGTGEALRDVEAVGKKIVYVSNNSVRTDEAYEKKIVGIGATYRQEDLVHPIHTIIHYLKKINCQELIYFIGTAHTTNLLRAAGFNVIVGPNERVEEDFHKLVTLVKDNQPVKYVIMDVDFNYGYPHFLRAELYLRDPECQLILGATDYRLPMMAGFDLPGPGYFMDALALTLPPGKKPIVLGKPGVGLGEILKEKYGVTDPQRVLFVGDMPLPDIKLATNNGFRSLLVLSGGTSREQMLANEDSTQIPDFYADSIAALSTLIQSLPPQSAL is encoded by the exons ATGGCCGCAAAGGAAATGTCTCAAGTGAAGAATATTCTGGACCTCAGCATCGAGgaaaagaggaattttctcaattcattCGATTTCCTTATGACTGATTGCGATG GCGTCCTGTGGAATCTCTTTGAACCAATTCCTGGCACCGGAGAAGCTTTGAGGGATGTCGAAGCTGTGGGCAAGAAGATTGTTTATGTGTCCAACAACAGTGTCCGTACGGATGAAGCGTATGAGAAGAAGATTGTTGGCATTGGTGCCACGTACAGACAGGAAGATCTCGTGCATCCAATCCACACAATCATTCACTACCTCAAGAAGATTAACTGCCAGGAGCTGATTTACTTCATTGGAACAGCCCACACAACAAATCTTCTCCGTGCAGCTGGGTTCAATGTGATCGTGGGACCGAATGAGAGAGTTGAGGAGGATTTCCACAAACTCGTGACTCTCGTGAAGGACAATCAGCCCGTGAAGTATGTTATTATGGACGTTGACTTCAACTACGGCTACCCGCATTTCCTGCGCGCTGAGCTGTACCTCCGTGACCCAGAATGTCAGCTAATCCTTGGCGCCACAGACTACCGACTACCCATGATGGCAGGATTTGATCTTCCTGGCCCGGGGTACTTTATGGACGCCCTAGCATTGACTCTTCCCCCCGGAAAGAAGCCCATTGTTCTGGGAAAACCCGGTGTTGGTCTGGGGGAGATTCTCAAGGAGAAATACGGAGTGACTGATCCACAGAGGGTTCTCTTTGTGGGCGATATGCCCCTTCCGGACATTAAATTAGCCACAAACAACGGCTTCCGGTCCCTTCTTGTGCTCAGCGGTGGTACATCGAGGGAACAAATGCTGGCCAATGAAGACAGTACGCAAATCCCGGATTTCTATGCGGACTCCATAGCTGCCCTGTCGACGCTCATTCAGAGCCTCCCACCGCAATCAGCACTGTAA